A part of Bombus huntii isolate Logan2020A chromosome 16, iyBomHunt1.1, whole genome shotgun sequence genomic DNA contains:
- the LOC126874320 gene encoding piggyBac transposable element-derived protein 4 isoform X1, whose translation MLESSCCGKLSSVIHEMADHLSTTTCIEVMWTLNVPSSTKFHQRIFNLKMSFQNRKRRAICYNSETDSEVENDLTKNKRDRKNGKKLRTLNSSESEDSDVHGETTCGKIIWSYENLKPQVHKFDSHNSGMSIQLNRSATPIDYFQLFFSEELVSFIVEKTNEYRKFKMDNSKRSFLKPYERETTLSEIYNFFVIRLLMSRVKKLHFSEYWTKDKFLRTDVFGKIMNRDRYVFLLRILYFSKIELVNSDRLIKIREFCNKLCRSFQNCFIPFRHLCVDESLLLKRRLSFQQYIPSKRNMFDIKSFVLYDCKTGFVLNFVVYADGNSEITKMNEKYLGKSAEVVLTLLNSYLGKGHTLFVDNWYTSPTLFSYLHDNKTNACGTVKSRRREMPVMKEKLDKGEICFRSSPNMLALKWQDKREVYMLSTSHSADYINTKKINYQTGEIIQKPSCIVDYTANMGVVNNRDKVISSVQSVRKSVKWYKIYFFHLLDVAIWNAYCLYKLQEKEKVTMRVFHLRLLKEIFEKFGYTNNNISSNKSIADHPFRLSGKHFPSHCRSTKSKKALRNCIVCSKNDVRRRSRYECEDCDVGLCVIPCFKIYHTQLYY comes from the exons ATGCTGGAATCATCCTGTTGTGGGAAGTTATCCAGTGTTATACATGAAATGGCGGATCATCTATCTACTACCACGTGCATAGAGGTTATGTGGACTCTTAATGTTCCATCAAGTACAAAGTTCCATCAAAG AATCTTCAACCTCAAAATGTCATTTCAAAATAGGAAGCGAAGAGCAATTTGCTACAATTCAGAAACAGACTCGGAAGTCGAAAATGACTTAACCAAAAACAAACGTGATAGGAAGAATGGAAAAAAATTGAGAACACTAAATTCGTCCGAATCAGAAGATTCCGATGTTCACGGAGAGACAACATGCGGAAAAATAATCTGGTCatatgaaaatttgaaaccacAAGTGCATAAATTTGATTCCCACAATTCTGGCATGTCAATCCAGCTTAATCGATCTGCAACTCCGATCGATTACTTCCAACTATTTTTCTCTGAAGAATTAGTGTCATTTATTGTGGAAAAAACGAATGAGTACCGCAAATTCAAGATGGACAATTCTAAGCGTTCTTTCCTAAAACCTTACGAAAGGGAAACAACATTGagtgaaatatataatttctttgTAATTCGTTTACTAATGTCGCGAGtaaagaaattacatttttccgAATATTGGACAAAGGATAAATTTTTGCGAACCGATGTTTTTGGCAAAATTATGAATAGAGACAGATACGTTTTTCTATTACGCATTCTTTACTTCAGTAAAATTGAGTTAGTTAATTCCGATAGACTGATAAAAATTAgagaattttgtaataagctTTGTCGTTCCtttcaaaattgttttattccATTCCGCCATTTATGCGTGGATGAAAGTTTATTGTTAAAGAGGCGGTTATCATTCCAGCAGTATATCCCGTCCAAACGGAATATGTTTGATATCAAGTCTTTTGTATTGTACGACTGCAAAACGGGATTCGTACTAAATTTTGTTGTATATGCCGACGGCAATTCcgaaataacaaaaatgaacgaaaaatATCTAGGAAAATCGGCTGAGGTTGTACTCACATTATTGAATTCATATTTAGGAAAGGGGCACACATTGTTCGTTGACAACTGGTATACCAGCCCGACCTTATTCAGTTATTTACATGATAATAAAACTAACGCGTGCGGCACCGTAAAGTCGCGAAGAAGAGAAATGCCTGTAATGAAGGAAAAACTAGACAAGGGTGAAATATGCTTCCGATCATCGCCTAATATGCTCGCTCTCAAGTGGCAAGACAAACGGGAGGTATATATGTTGTCAACTTCCCACTCCGCGGATTATATAAATACTAAAAAAATAAACTATCAGACCggagaaattattcaaaaaccGTCTTGTATTGTTGATTACACTGCCAATATGGGTGTGGTCAACAACAGGGACAAAGTAATATCGAGTGTACAATCAGTCCGAAAAAGtgttaaatggtataaaatatattttttccatcTGCTTGATGTGGCAATCTGGAACGCGTATTGTTTATATAAGCTtcaagagaaagaaaaagtaacAATGCGAGTGTTTCACCTTAGATTACTTaaagaaattttcgaaaaattcggttatacgaataataacATTAGCTCTAACAAATCTATCGCAGATCATCCCTTCAGACTAAGCGGAAAACATTTTCCATCGCACTGTAGGTCCACAAAATCTAAAAAAGCGTTACGAAATTGTATCGTATGTTCAAAGAATGATGTAAGACGAAGATCGCGCTATGAGTGTGAAGATTGTGACGTGGGTCTATGTGTCATaccgtgctttaaaatatatcacactcaattgtattattaa
- the LOC126874320 gene encoding piggyBac transposable element-derived protein 4 isoform X2, translating to MADHLSTTTCIEVMWTLNVPSSTKFHQRIFNLKMSFQNRKRRAICYNSETDSEVENDLTKNKRDRKNGKKLRTLNSSESEDSDVHGETTCGKIIWSYENLKPQVHKFDSHNSGMSIQLNRSATPIDYFQLFFSEELVSFIVEKTNEYRKFKMDNSKRSFLKPYERETTLSEIYNFFVIRLLMSRVKKLHFSEYWTKDKFLRTDVFGKIMNRDRYVFLLRILYFSKIELVNSDRLIKIREFCNKLCRSFQNCFIPFRHLCVDESLLLKRRLSFQQYIPSKRNMFDIKSFVLYDCKTGFVLNFVVYADGNSEITKMNEKYLGKSAEVVLTLLNSYLGKGHTLFVDNWYTSPTLFSYLHDNKTNACGTVKSRRREMPVMKEKLDKGEICFRSSPNMLALKWQDKREVYMLSTSHSADYINTKKINYQTGEIIQKPSCIVDYTANMGVVNNRDKVISSVQSVRKSVKWYKIYFFHLLDVAIWNAYCLYKLQEKEKVTMRVFHLRLLKEIFEKFGYTNNNISSNKSIADHPFRLSGKHFPSHCRSTKSKKALRNCIVCSKNDVRRRSRYECEDCDVGLCVIPCFKIYHTQLYY from the exons ATGGCGGATCATCTATCTACTACCACGTGCATAGAGGTTATGTGGACTCTTAATGTTCCATCAAGTACAAAGTTCCATCAAAG AATCTTCAACCTCAAAATGTCATTTCAAAATAGGAAGCGAAGAGCAATTTGCTACAATTCAGAAACAGACTCGGAAGTCGAAAATGACTTAACCAAAAACAAACGTGATAGGAAGAATGGAAAAAAATTGAGAACACTAAATTCGTCCGAATCAGAAGATTCCGATGTTCACGGAGAGACAACATGCGGAAAAATAATCTGGTCatatgaaaatttgaaaccacAAGTGCATAAATTTGATTCCCACAATTCTGGCATGTCAATCCAGCTTAATCGATCTGCAACTCCGATCGATTACTTCCAACTATTTTTCTCTGAAGAATTAGTGTCATTTATTGTGGAAAAAACGAATGAGTACCGCAAATTCAAGATGGACAATTCTAAGCGTTCTTTCCTAAAACCTTACGAAAGGGAAACAACATTGagtgaaatatataatttctttgTAATTCGTTTACTAATGTCGCGAGtaaagaaattacatttttccgAATATTGGACAAAGGATAAATTTTTGCGAACCGATGTTTTTGGCAAAATTATGAATAGAGACAGATACGTTTTTCTATTACGCATTCTTTACTTCAGTAAAATTGAGTTAGTTAATTCCGATAGACTGATAAAAATTAgagaattttgtaataagctTTGTCGTTCCtttcaaaattgttttattccATTCCGCCATTTATGCGTGGATGAAAGTTTATTGTTAAAGAGGCGGTTATCATTCCAGCAGTATATCCCGTCCAAACGGAATATGTTTGATATCAAGTCTTTTGTATTGTACGACTGCAAAACGGGATTCGTACTAAATTTTGTTGTATATGCCGACGGCAATTCcgaaataacaaaaatgaacgaaaaatATCTAGGAAAATCGGCTGAGGTTGTACTCACATTATTGAATTCATATTTAGGAAAGGGGCACACATTGTTCGTTGACAACTGGTATACCAGCCCGACCTTATTCAGTTATTTACATGATAATAAAACTAACGCGTGCGGCACCGTAAAGTCGCGAAGAAGAGAAATGCCTGTAATGAAGGAAAAACTAGACAAGGGTGAAATATGCTTCCGATCATCGCCTAATATGCTCGCTCTCAAGTGGCAAGACAAACGGGAGGTATATATGTTGTCAACTTCCCACTCCGCGGATTATATAAATACTAAAAAAATAAACTATCAGACCggagaaattattcaaaaaccGTCTTGTATTGTTGATTACACTGCCAATATGGGTGTGGTCAACAACAGGGACAAAGTAATATCGAGTGTACAATCAGTCCGAAAAAGtgttaaatggtataaaatatattttttccatcTGCTTGATGTGGCAATCTGGAACGCGTATTGTTTATATAAGCTtcaagagaaagaaaaagtaacAATGCGAGTGTTTCACCTTAGATTACTTaaagaaattttcgaaaaattcggttatacgaataataacATTAGCTCTAACAAATCTATCGCAGATCATCCCTTCAGACTAAGCGGAAAACATTTTCCATCGCACTGTAGGTCCACAAAATCTAAAAAAGCGTTACGAAATTGTATCGTATGTTCAAAGAATGATGTAAGACGAAGATCGCGCTATGAGTGTGAAGATTGTGACGTGGGTCTATGTGTCATaccgtgctttaaaatatatcacactcaattgtattattaa
- the LOC126874320 gene encoding piggyBac transposable element-derived protein 4 isoform X3, which yields MSFQNRKRRAICYNSETDSEVENDLTKNKRDRKNGKKLRTLNSSESEDSDVHGETTCGKIIWSYENLKPQVHKFDSHNSGMSIQLNRSATPIDYFQLFFSEELVSFIVEKTNEYRKFKMDNSKRSFLKPYERETTLSEIYNFFVIRLLMSRVKKLHFSEYWTKDKFLRTDVFGKIMNRDRYVFLLRILYFSKIELVNSDRLIKIREFCNKLCRSFQNCFIPFRHLCVDESLLLKRRLSFQQYIPSKRNMFDIKSFVLYDCKTGFVLNFVVYADGNSEITKMNEKYLGKSAEVVLTLLNSYLGKGHTLFVDNWYTSPTLFSYLHDNKTNACGTVKSRRREMPVMKEKLDKGEICFRSSPNMLALKWQDKREVYMLSTSHSADYINTKKINYQTGEIIQKPSCIVDYTANMGVVNNRDKVISSVQSVRKSVKWYKIYFFHLLDVAIWNAYCLYKLQEKEKVTMRVFHLRLLKEIFEKFGYTNNNISSNKSIADHPFRLSGKHFPSHCRSTKSKKALRNCIVCSKNDVRRRSRYECEDCDVGLCVIPCFKIYHTQLYY from the coding sequence ATGTCATTTCAAAATAGGAAGCGAAGAGCAATTTGCTACAATTCAGAAACAGACTCGGAAGTCGAAAATGACTTAACCAAAAACAAACGTGATAGGAAGAATGGAAAAAAATTGAGAACACTAAATTCGTCCGAATCAGAAGATTCCGATGTTCACGGAGAGACAACATGCGGAAAAATAATCTGGTCatatgaaaatttgaaaccacAAGTGCATAAATTTGATTCCCACAATTCTGGCATGTCAATCCAGCTTAATCGATCTGCAACTCCGATCGATTACTTCCAACTATTTTTCTCTGAAGAATTAGTGTCATTTATTGTGGAAAAAACGAATGAGTACCGCAAATTCAAGATGGACAATTCTAAGCGTTCTTTCCTAAAACCTTACGAAAGGGAAACAACATTGagtgaaatatataatttctttgTAATTCGTTTACTAATGTCGCGAGtaaagaaattacatttttccgAATATTGGACAAAGGATAAATTTTTGCGAACCGATGTTTTTGGCAAAATTATGAATAGAGACAGATACGTTTTTCTATTACGCATTCTTTACTTCAGTAAAATTGAGTTAGTTAATTCCGATAGACTGATAAAAATTAgagaattttgtaataagctTTGTCGTTCCtttcaaaattgttttattccATTCCGCCATTTATGCGTGGATGAAAGTTTATTGTTAAAGAGGCGGTTATCATTCCAGCAGTATATCCCGTCCAAACGGAATATGTTTGATATCAAGTCTTTTGTATTGTACGACTGCAAAACGGGATTCGTACTAAATTTTGTTGTATATGCCGACGGCAATTCcgaaataacaaaaatgaacgaaaaatATCTAGGAAAATCGGCTGAGGTTGTACTCACATTATTGAATTCATATTTAGGAAAGGGGCACACATTGTTCGTTGACAACTGGTATACCAGCCCGACCTTATTCAGTTATTTACATGATAATAAAACTAACGCGTGCGGCACCGTAAAGTCGCGAAGAAGAGAAATGCCTGTAATGAAGGAAAAACTAGACAAGGGTGAAATATGCTTCCGATCATCGCCTAATATGCTCGCTCTCAAGTGGCAAGACAAACGGGAGGTATATATGTTGTCAACTTCCCACTCCGCGGATTATATAAATACTAAAAAAATAAACTATCAGACCggagaaattattcaaaaaccGTCTTGTATTGTTGATTACACTGCCAATATGGGTGTGGTCAACAACAGGGACAAAGTAATATCGAGTGTACAATCAGTCCGAAAAAGtgttaaatggtataaaatatattttttccatcTGCTTGATGTGGCAATCTGGAACGCGTATTGTTTATATAAGCTtcaagagaaagaaaaagtaacAATGCGAGTGTTTCACCTTAGATTACTTaaagaaattttcgaaaaattcggttatacgaataataacATTAGCTCTAACAAATCTATCGCAGATCATCCCTTCAGACTAAGCGGAAAACATTTTCCATCGCACTGTAGGTCCACAAAATCTAAAAAAGCGTTACGAAATTGTATCGTATGTTCAAAGAATGATGTAAGACGAAGATCGCGCTATGAGTGTGAAGATTGTGACGTGGGTCTATGTGTCATaccgtgctttaaaatatatcacactcaattgtattattaa
- the LOC126874328 gene encoding elongation of very long chain fatty acids protein 6-like: MNNLGHTPLTVPNYSYIFDFEKNFDFWDTQMWFKDQFPNCFYYCGIYVALIFAGKHYMSNRPKYELRGMLILWSALLAIYSIFGFLRSMPGMFHVLRHHGFYHSICIPSHLTQDPVFGFWSWTFALSKLVEFGDTAFIVLRKQPLIFLHWYHHVTVLLYTWFSYAEATGNGKWFGLVNSFVHAWMYSYYALKAMRFNIPKWVAMFVTTLQLSQMVVGCILTASAYYYVHSAQVECHVTPLNIKLAMLMYLSYFILFARFFQQAYLSNKHIKKIGKKD; encoded by the exons ATGAACAACCTGGGTCATACGCCGCTCACTGTACCAAATTACTCGTATATCTTCGACTTCGAAAAAAACTTCGATTTCTGGGATACTCAAATGTGGTTTAAGGACCAGTTTCCGAACTGTTTTTATTATTGTGGTATCTATGTCGCCCTAATTTTTGCCGGGAAACATTACATGTCAAATAGGCCAAAATACGAATTGAGAGGCATGCTTATTTTGTGGAGTGCACTGCTTGCAATATACTCCATTTTTGGGTTTCTTAGAAGCATGCCGGGTATGTTTCATGTATTAAGGCATCATGGATTTTACCACAGCATCTGTATACCTAG CCATCTTACTCAAGATCCAGTTTTCGGTTTTTGGTCGTGGACCTTTGCCCTATCGAAGCTAGTAGAATTTGGCGACACAGCCTTCATTGTGTTACGAAAGCAACCGTTGATTTTTCTACATTGGTACCATCACGTAACAGTCCTTCTCTATACCTGGTTCTCTTATGCAGAGGCCACAGGAAATGGCAAGTGGTTTGGCTTGGTAAACTCTTTCGTTCATGCCTGGATGTACTCCTATTATGCTCTGAAAGCAATGCGGTTCAATATACCAAAATGGGTCGCCATGTTTGTTACTACGCTACAGCTATCACAAATGGTTGTGGGTTGCATTTTAACTGCATCAGCTTACTACTATGTACACAGTGCCCAAGTTGAATGTCACGTTACGCCTTTGAACATCAAACTTGCTATGCTGATGTACCTCagctatttcattttatttgccAGATTCTTCCAGCAGGCTTATTTATCTAACAAACacataaaaaaaattggaaagaaGGATTAG